In Lathyrus oleraceus cultivar Zhongwan6 chromosome 2, CAAS_Psat_ZW6_1.0, whole genome shotgun sequence, the DNA window ACTAAAGGAGACGCCATAAATACGAGAAGTGCAAACCCCAGAGTCCCGAGGGAGGATATGTATAAAAGACCTAAGACATCACCTGTCCACAAGAGGGTTATTATTTAAGGTCTATCTATCTAGTCATTTCATTGTTTCATTATAATGAATTCAATTcattattaatattaatatttgAACATTTTCTCTTTATTCCTCTATTGTATGTTTCCTTGTCTCTATTTGTTTTAGAATGCACAAGACATGGGTGATAAAGATGACACACATGAACGCATATCCAATACAGCCTAACCACATTTATGCGTATCtgatatgacttaaacaaatTCTTGTCATGAATTCTCATCTGACACAGACTAAACACATTCTTGCGTATCTGATACGCATTTCTAGATAGCTGGCGGAACCCCTTCAGATCTAGTCAATCCAAGGGCGTAGGCGATTGAGTCCGAAGACGTCCAAACCATTCGAGCCAAGCCTCGAGGAAAGGGAATGAGGTCCTATCCTTGACTGGGGAATGATACCCTTTGATGCAGAGCATAATACAAAGATACAACCATATCGTGGCGGTCTCTCCGATCTCAAACCTCACCTCGAGGAGCGCTAAATACAATGAGCAAACATGGAAACCAAAAATGGTAGCTAATATCATCCATTATGCTAAGTTGGAAATAGTAAAACGGGAAATCCCTAAGAACACATTTGTTACTTCATTGTAATAAAACActccttttctttttctctttaTAAAGGCAGGCATCACTTCATAACTGACATGGAACAAACTCAAGGCTACCTTGATGAACACCGACAATGACCCCAGGATAGATAAGCTTTACATTACATGGATAACGAGTAAGCCTTGGTTTTATAACAATTCACAAACAACCAAGGGCACAACATAAGAACAAAATTGAAGTGGAGCCAACTCCACGACTCTAAGCTAAATAACACACAAACCAATAGGgtaaaaatattttaataaatgTTAATAATTGTTACAACGAAGGCACCAAGCCCGGGGAAATTAGAGGAAAAAAAATAATACAGAGGAAAAATAAAGAAATCAAGTTGAAGCTTCTGGATCAGAGGTACCAAGATCACCCTCCAGAGTCACCTCGGAAGAAGTTTTAAATGGGTTCAACACCTCAGCCAAAACTATGGCGGAAGGGCAGAACTTCCTCGCCTGATCCACAACTTGGTTATGAACCCCAAACACGATATGCATAGTCTAATGAAGTGAATCACAAAGCACGTATATCAGATCATCAACCTCATATTTAGGAAATTTCAAGGTCTTGACATACACCTCGACTTCCTGAAGAAGAGTTTTTTGGTGCTCCTCCATCTGACAAGTCTTCTCCTTAACAACATAATAAGAATCCTAATACCGCTTCTTCTCCACTTTGAGGGCATCCTCCAGATTTTTTACCTGAGCAACCATGAGTAGAAAGAGAGCCGTGGATTTTGGTCTCCTCTTGAAAAGAGTAGACAATTTTGACCTTCTCCTGCGGTGCAAATAGCTCGTCCTAGATAGTAGATCACCTAAATTACAAGCCTCACATTTCCCTTTCCAGGTGTCCCTTTCCTTGGCGGAATTTCCTAGAGCCAAGATGTTTCCCATGCTAGAAGAAACAAGGGAGAATAGAGAAGCATCCTGATACATACTAGGAGTAATCTCGGAGACGAGTTCCATCTTATCCCCCTCTGAGAGATTTTTGAAAAAGGATAGATATGGCATCAAGATAATAGTGGTTTTCCCTCTCATGAGTGCGAGCAAGCTGAGAAAAGAAGATGCATGTTATATGTATGAAGGAAGTTACCTCCCTAGAAACACTATCCCCAGCGACTCGAGTTCGCTTTGGAGAACCTTTTTTGTGGAAGGATTATTAATCTTATCCCATGCCCTCTTTGTTGAAACGTGAAACAATGAAGAATTATCCATGGGAAAAGTGGTCGTAACATCCATAAATTGATCTACCTAGAGTGCAAAAGTAGAAGCCTTGACAACCAAAATCGGAGCAAGGGATGAAGCAAGAGTAGTGTTTGTCAGAATATGCACGACAACCCAAATACCTTGTGCATTTTCAAGGTCATAGAACATATTCATATTGTCCAACTGTTCCATGTTATTTGTAAGATGCAATGACACATATTTAGAAAAAAACTCGAAGACTTCGTCCTCACCAAATATTTATTTCCTTTCCTCCTGGGTGACTGCACTTACAATGGCATAAGTGTCAATTCACGTTTTCCTCACCTCGGTGCGAGGAACCTCTACGGGGCTAAATCCTTCCTCGTAACCAAGTCCTTCGAACCAAGATCATATTCCTCCTTCATTGTCACTTAGTCCGGAGAAATAAAGCCTAACTTGGTACAATAGAAATGAGTATCCTGGTTAAAGTGGATTTTAGACCAATACTTTGGATATAAACTCTGGCAGAGGCAAGGAGAATCAGAAGTGAGGTAGAAAGAAGTGAGATGAGCCGCTGACACGAGAGGATTTACCAGCAAGAAACGCCCCGAAAAATTTCCCCAATCTAGAGTAAAGGGGTCAAATCAAGGATTGACCTGATGGAACCTAATGAGCTTCTAATTATCGAAGTTGTCTTGAGAGGTGTTTTTTAGGTGGAACAGATCAAGGAATAATCCAAGGGAAAGTTTCCAAGATTTATGCTCGACAGATAGCTGAATACCCCCATGAACGCACAATACCTCAGAAGAAGCTGAGAAGGGTCAACTTTTAAATGCTTCAATACGGCTACTTTAAAGTATGAAAAAAGCAACTGAAGTCCTATTCATGTGAACACACATTCATAGAGTGGGATCACACAATCGTAAAAGGAAATTCATATCCTCTTTTCCGACCAACTGGAAGAACCAACCATTCAAGGGGATTGCATACCATAATTCCAACAATATCTATAGGAGCCTCAGTGCTTTAAACATATGGAGTGCAAGTTACTTTCGCATCCATCTAGTCAAGCTTCTCTGTGTCCGTCTGACTTCGAAGATCCAAGCGAGCCTTTACTTCAACATCGTTAGGTTCATAATTATCGGTTCTTAAATTTTTTGAATATGATTCTTAATGCATTATCTCATTTACTGGTTGGCTTGTATTTCCTAATCGGTTAAGATGAGAGGGGCATCGAGACCTCAACATGATTCACCTCACCGCTAATGTTCGATAAAAGGGCTTTTAATGAGCTGGATGAAGAAGTTCCTTCCTCCAAGGAATCCCCATATATCCTTTATGAGTCATAATCGTCAGATAAAGGTATGAATTTTAGTTATAGGGGATTATGATCAAGAGGAGGAAGGTGAGAATTAGGGGATGTCCCCCTTCTCGAGGCAGACGGATTTTATCTCTCTAAATTGTTCATTAGGTTAATTTTATTATCACCTACCCTGATCAGAGAGTAGGAAATGCAAAATATAAAAGCTTGAGTTTAGGATGGTAACTAGTTAAATAAGATTGATGAAATGGCCAAAGAGGAAGAAAGGCAAACTTTGAGCAAGGCATTGATGACCGCTTCAATTAGTATTCTCAGGCAAGTGGAAAAAAAGGATGTTTTATGGGAAAGTAACCATAAGTTTGAATGTCAAAGGTTGCGAAAACTTCCAAACACTCAATTCCTCATATTCATGGGCAGCTACTATTGAAGAATTTAGACCAACTAAAGAAAGGAGTCACAAGATCAATAAATAGATTTCCCCTTGTGGATACACGCAAACTCGAGTGCAATGTAAACCGCTTCGTGCCCTAGCTAGTCACGTCCCCACGTGTTTCAGAAGAAAGCTATAAAATGTTTCAATGATGAGACTAGATTTATTGCTCTTGTTCCCTACCATGTTTTAAATTAATTCTAGGCATTTCAATTCTATTTCACATCGGATAATATCCTGGAGGCCGACCAACATCACTTAAGGTTTTCCCCGACTCCTTTAGTTCCTGTCAAATCCTTGGGGGAAACAGTTCTGGGCCGACTAAAGACCCAAATAGCTAAGGCTCAATTCATCTCAAACCCACTCCACTTGACACATGGTATAAAATCAGTTCACACGCAAAGATCAAGGTACATTCTCTAATCTCCATTTTTCACTACACTCATCTTCAATCTTGAACTGACTTTATCGTTGGAATGCTAACCATAAATGTCCACCTCACACCGTCATGACGAAATCAACACCATCGTTCAAGATTATTGGTTCTCCAACTGCATTTATATTTGATTCCTGAACAAAACACATAGTTTATTTGGTTTTTCCTATTCTGTCCCCTGAGTTTGACTTCTTTAATTATGatatgatttttctaatttcATTAAAGGTAAAATGCCTGACAACTAAGAAATATTGAGACATGGTTCAGTGGTCCAACATGCTTCTGTTCAGAGGGAAAAAGCTAGACCGTCGCATCCAGTCGTTGGCGTCACTTCATTTGATGTAGAAGCACTGTCTTCTCAAGTTCACGTGTCTCCGACATTGTCTTTTCAGAGGCATGTGGCCTTTGTTGCTTCCCCAGAAGTCCAACTTGATGCCTCTGTTCCTAATGGTTTTTCAAGAGGCCCCTCAGACACCTCACTACTTTAACAATTATGTATACTTTGtataaatgaattaaaatacaagGTTTATTAAAATATGTCAAAGTTATAATAAACTTACTAGCCATAAGGGAAACTAAATTTTAAGAGGGTTGGTCCAAAACTTAACATCTGGATTCTCCACTAAGTTGTGAACTAAACACACTATCATGTTCAAAATATGCATAGATTAGTTTGAAAGTTAACTTCCTGACCCACCCTTTCATTAATCTTTTGACGAAATGAGAGTGACTCAGCTAAGAAGTATTTTGGTGTGCATTAGGGGCGTCCGAAAGTTAATTTTTGGACTTTGCCAAGGACATTTTCAGTTTTTTTATAAGAGTGACTTTTCACCACTAAAGATGCGAACAACAATCCAAAAAAGGGATTACTTTATCCACCCCATAAGGTGAAGGTGAACAGACTGAAAACCCGGTTTTCTATTTCTATATTTCAGAGATTCATTTTCGGACGCATCCAATACACACAAAAATGTATTACAAATGAGATACACTTTGTTTATGCCAAAACTAATCGAAAGATGCATCGTTCGATAACCTAATACACACAAAAGGTGCATTCGGAGATGCATATCCATAATCTATGGATATTTGTGACTTTTCACCGTGGTGAACGAGCACCCCATGGGGTGTACAAAGTAGCAAAAAAAAACTTCCAACATAGAAATTTTACCCCATACCCCAAAATTACCCCCACCCTTACAATTCATTTTGTTTGACTAAAATACCCTaatattatttttgaaaaaaaattaaaaaaataatttgCATTCCGGGTGACTTATGTTAAGTTATTTGATGACTACAACAAAGATGACTTTTGACTATGGTGAAAAACCGTAGCTTATAAAGTAAAAAACAACGGTTGCCTAATTTCCGGATGTCTTTTTACAAAACTATTCATTCATATTATTTGATGATTACAACAAAAATGAATTTAGGCAAAGGAATTTTTTTCCATTGCCTTACTTATTTGGGTGATCCTTTAGCAATAGTATTCAAACGTAGTCTCGTCACTTTTGACAACGGTTTTCAAAACGCTGCCAATTGTGTCAttgcaaaataaaaaaaaaatctatcGGAAAACTTATTTCAAGTTATCCGGTTAACAAAAATTTGGTAAAAAAATTATAATACCTCATAACTTTTATGTAAGTTATCCTATGACCATATAATCTACTGGAATACTTAATTATAAGTTATTTGATAAAGGTAAATTATGTAGTGAAATTCTTGAAGTAACATTCTCTCTGACACACTGGTGTAGGGGTATAAAATTTTCCGattcaaaaaaaaatataattagaaTATTTTGAAAAATGTAGGGGTGAAGGAATAATTGTTGGGGTAGGATAAAATTTTCTCCAACATATTAAGCCTTGGCCCATTTCGTTGATGAGACAAGTATGTTCAGCCCAACATATTGAAATCAATGTTAGGCCTTCATGTGAAAGCTTCTCGTTCATGACATTAATTAACAACAATATATTGGTAATTCAATGTATTAAAAGATAGGCACAACACATCAAACTTTGGAACCAAAACTTTGCAACTTGGTAATTCGATCAACCAAATTTTTTCatatattttcttttctttctttgaACAATTACTAACACTGAACATGTCACACCCAATAATCCATGACCCAATTGAGAACAAAAAACAATCTCTTGTACATTTGAAACACTTTGATTCTCAAGGATAAAACAACTTGGCAAACAAAAGTTCATTCCAATTATCTTGAAGACCAGGTAAACACCAATGAACACAATCAGCATAGCTTACAGGATTATCTAATTGCTCTTGAGTTAAAGGGCTCCATTGCTTCTTGTATATTGAAGTGTGTGCATCTCTTCTGTAATTTGAGAGCTGTGTGATGTTGAGAAATGTAATTGGAACTTTTGTTTTGCTCAACACTTCATCAATTACTTGCATTATACTCTTTCTACAATCTGAACCCCAATATGTTGAATTACTAATCAATTTTGTTTCATTGTAACAGTTTCCTCCTGGTTCACCTCCCCAATCTATACTCCTGCCAAAAAAAAAGTCTTGAAATATTAGACGAAATGGAAATAAGTACACACAGTCTTAAATTTTTGAAGATCCTGTTCCGTGTTCCGTGACCATATTTTATGATGTTCTATTTAACTGAGACAAATTTTAGATCATGTGTCTGAAAGATGGTCTGGTAATGAAATGAAATATATACTTACTTTCCATGAGAAGGCGACATGCTAGTGAAGAAGACTCTAGTTTTCTTTGGATCCATATTCAATCTCACCCATCTAAGCATACTTTTCATAGCCATTCGATAAGCATCTTCTGTTGAAGTTGTCACAATCTCTAGTACTTCATCATCAAATGATCCAAGTCTGAAAATTAAGAAAAGGAATTATTACTTTATATTCAGTATCCTAAAAGACAACATTGCTAAGGAAGAGTTTTTGGGCTCTCAGTAAAGATCAACGGCCTCTGGTCCTAGAAAACCGACAAATAGTATGAAAGCACGTAGATCATAGAAACACGTTTCGTGTGACGGAAAAAGAGAGTTAAAGATGGAGCTTACAAGATCTTCATCTTCAAACCGGTCATCCACCAAAGATAAGTGTTGAATACTAAAATATCAACACCTTTCCAATTTCGACCATGCTTATTGATTGAGCCTTTTCTTACAACTCTATCAGATATCCTATGAGTTACAGCATTATCTGAGTTTGATTCTAGAAGAAATGGTGCCCAATAGAACTCAATTGTTGCATTGTATTCCTGAATAAATTGAGCACATGAATATCAAAAAAGGATGAAAAAAGGGACATAGATTGTAGTAGCTTGAGTTAGAAGGTACATGTGATTTACTTTTGCTGTGAAAACAGTGAGTGAATCAAAGGTTTCCATGGATTTGGCATCTTCAGGAATGAGTCGATGGAGAAGGCATACAAAAGAAACATATTGACCACGGTTGAGAGAGTCTCCAACAAACATCATCCTCTTTCCACGAAGTGTTTCAAGCATCAAGCTTGCATTAAATCTGCATTGTTTGTCGCACAAAATATGTTTGTTATAATCTACGAAGCATGGATTCTGATACAGACATCAGACACGACATAACAGAGACACTACATGGATTCTGATACAGACATCAGACACGACATAACACAGACACTACAGAGCGCGTATAACAGAGACACTACATGGATTCTGATACAGACATCAGACACGACATAACACAGACACTACAGAGCGCGTATAAACATAGGACATCAATATTGCTACACATGATAATATCTAAACTTCATTTATCCATCTATCTATCATGAAAGGAGTTAAAAATATCATAATCAAAACACTTACTTAGGAAGATCGCAACCATGCGGTTGCCATCTCCAATGTTGATAATCTTTGTCGGGCCTCCCATGTTCTTGACAAGTCAACTGTGGTTGTATGTACGGACACTCCGATTCCTCGTACAACGGTCGACTCACCTCATCCCAAACCCATCTTCCACTGAATATATCACACCCTTCTTCTGTTTTCCCCACCGCAAACGGCACTTTCACATGCTTCTTCACCCTCTCTTTTTCATAAATCACCCCCCAAAGCACAACATAATTCAAAAACAATATAcaaaaaaatcaaatgaaaacaGTTGTAGCATTTTTTGAAGCAAGGAATGAACTTACCAGCTGTGGAGTAGATTTTGTCTTGGTTAGAGTAGTTTTGAAGTTGTTGACCAAAGATGCACATGAAATCTTCACCATAGAGAATAGTAACAAAGATGATGAAAGCTAGAAGGGTGAAAAGGTAAGTGGAGAAACGACCTTTGTTTCGAATGATGGAGGAAGAAGGTGAGAATGGTGGCTTCATTATTTGCATGCATTCACCAAACCTCAACACATTTCAATGTTATTTACGTTCATATAGAAAACTATACTAGTACTCTGATCTAAAACACTAATtggaagagaaaaataaaaataaatttatagAATGGAATATTAATATGTAGGAGAAAGTGGAAAGTAGAGAAACAACTATACTTGTTAGAAGAAAAATGGAAATTATGAAGTCAAGCCAAGAATAGATGACAATGTCTATTTAATGTCATGTAAACAaagaatataattttttttattctttatatTGAATTTATATACCATATTTATTATTAGTTTATATAGAAAAGAATGTAATTTTTccataaaaataatattaaagTGTAATATGTTTAATTAATTAAGATGAAAATATACTTTCAAATAgttaaaatatttataaatataattTAAGAAAAAAATTAGACTTGTATAAAACActtttataataaaaaataaaataaatttaaattacTTTTAGATATGTTATAAATAGTTTTCATAAGCTAGCTATCTTgaaaattttataaaaataatctttaaaaaattataaaaattattatAAGTTTTGATAAAAAATTTCAAGTAGTGTCAAAACAATCATATATCATAATTCAAACATATTTAAAAGATTTATCAATTTTCACAAGTTTATAGTTTATAATTTATACcttaaaatttataatttatttttttctCAAAATTACCTTTActatattaattaaatattttttatattattttatatttataaaaattcaaaatCTCTCAACTCATACCAACCTTTTTTTTTTACTCACGTACCAACCTAATACATATAGTTTTGTCATTTAcaatttaataattaaaatatacaTTTTGATAGGTGGTATAAATGTGTTTTGCTTCAAAGTAGAGACGTTTTGTGATAATTGTGTTTTTACTAcaattataaatatatatatatgGTGGGTGGTATCTATGTTGCTTTGCTTCAAAGACAAGTGTGCATGGAAGATTGATAATCACAATCACTTTATACACTTTCCCTTTTTTATTTAAATGATTGTACCATGAATAACAAAATAAATATATGAGTTTTTTTTAATGAATTTGGTGTTGGAAATTAGGTGGAGAGAGGGTGATTAGGTATTAGGTAACATTTAGCTATCATTTGTAACTTACTTGTGTCGTTACTTACTTTCTCACCAAAGCAAAAGACATTATTGACACACGAACACATTACTTGGGCATAAAAAAATTGTTTAGAACGACGTATCAACTTAATACATATAAACAATTAAGAATATGTTCCTAATCCTTTATCCTTTTGCAAATTAATTATAGGTTTTATGAGTAGTGCTTCCATTGCAATTCACTAATTTGGTCGTATTTTGGTGAATATTAAGTAATAAACCTTTGAGTTCTACCTAACTTGAGAATGAGATAGTAAGTAGTAGATTTGACCATTTTTTGAAATTATTTTTATTTGctcttttttcttcttcttcttcttcttttaGTGATGCATAAAAGGTTTGAGCTCCACTACTTGAATATTAAAAGCTAACTTTAAGCACGCCACATATATCATCAGCCACAAGTTTTTTTTTCATACTCTATAAAGTAAAATAAATTCAGTAAGAACAATTGCACAACATTAATATTATGCACACGGACAGCTAAATATAGacaaatatatttttaaaaaatacatTCAATCTCTTTCACTTCAAGTTTgttaaaattatattaatttatctagcatataaataaataatttagGGTGTCTTTGATTAGCAAAAAAGATAAGTAATGAACAGAAAAATACATTATAAATCTAGACAATTTTTTATCTTGTGTGATATAGGATGAACAATGGACAagacaaataaaataaaataaaattgacTACAATACCctttataaatatatattattagTAAAAAATAAAAGGATATTTTTCGTATTTTAAATTATTTGTATTATAGACAAAAAGTTGTCATAGATTTTGTAAAAAGTCATAATTGAGATAAAATTGTTTTTGGATTAGTCATGGGAATTCTCACATCTAAGAGTAGATGATTTGAAAGGGGAACTTAATCATTTTTATAATTATGTTTGTCATTTGTTAGTTAGCATTCTCTATTTTACGCATACAAACCAATCAATCGCTCTCTACACACCACGTGATACCATTATTCATTGCGCTGAATTACAAGGGCAAACATATTGTCCTTGTACTAGGTTAATACAATCTTCATGGATATGATAATTTTACTTGCAATTTTGGGGTTTTTGTTGCCACAATTACTGCAACTACAACTTTTACTCCATCAAATACCTCGTAATATCAATTTCCTACAGCTTCAATATAGAGCTCAGTAGAACACCGAGCCTCCCAATAAATAAATATAAAGACCAGTCTCAAGCAAAACGATTTGGACAAAGATAATTTAAATTGGGAATTGCCAAATAAGGGTTATGTTAAATGCACATGGATGGTAATCAGAATATGGACGTCAAGTGGAAGATTGACGTGGTTTTTCGTAAATATATTGAAGGAATTATGATGGTAGTTGCGACGTGGGTTAGACAATGCCAAAACGCCTAAGTCTTCAAGAAAGCTCAAGAATTCCCAATGGCCATAAATTTTTGTAAGTGATTGTCGTTTTAAGAAGATGGTGTTTGAGAATGGCAATTCGAGCCTTGTCGTCATCAATAATTTGGTTAAAAGAAACCCTAGAATTGGATGGGGAGTGATGGTGAAGCGCACACGACATGGTCTTAGGGATGACAATTATACCCATACCCAATGGATACCCTAAAAGAATATCCATAACGGATAGGGTAAAAACTCGCAAAATAGGTACGGGTACCTTAGTACCCACCATGTCTCATACTCGCACAATGTATATTTATATGTTTTAACttatattaattattataaaaattGTACATCTATCACTTTAAAAATACATCACTATTAAActtgttggttctaagtgttggcaacaattttggtaaaacaaagagtgttcacaagatgttgcatgtgatgtcttaacataagatgtcttgtacctgctggaggtttaaaaacataattatgcaggattgtttcaggatgttATACACGATGTCATaacatctgatattatgtacctgctggatatttaaaatggaattatgcaggatttttccaggatgtcagacccgatgtcatgacatctgtacacagaacattcagggtgaatgttatgtgttatgtgattgcgcttttaatggaaatctatgtatgattgaagatctgatttacaaacacattcaatcattaattacaaccagatttacttattttccaaagagatctaactagctgtcatgagaagatttaattggaaaatagttttagggtttttgtgatgtccaagcccaaccaAACGATTCTATAAATAGGGCATGGAACATCTGgtttgatacacaagaaatacaaaacgaaatattgagagagaataagggcttgtgtcttgtgtggtcgtgtgacttgtaagccattcaattcatccatagatgattgaattggtctgatttgtgagttgtaatttgtcactctaagcttttaagcatgagtgtgtgcttacttgattgaagttgttaagtaagatcaagtgtgtgtctacttgattgaagctgctaagtaagatcaagtgtgtgtctttgaagagtgtcttcttttcataagtaattgttgtttaaaatcactgatgtgattgagggggagtgagtgggttctcatatctaagagttcttaggtagaaatcatacgggtagagattaggtgaaaaagactgtaacttgtggagtgtactgagagtctttgaactgattctatttagtggatttccttcctggcttggtagcccccagacgtaggtgagttgcaccgaactgggttaacaattgcttgtgtctcttacattactattctttatctttattttgtttgttttactcagatattagtatcgtgacattaccttcgacatctcatatctgataccagaatttcaattggtatcagagcaggcataCTGCTatggttctgggtgagatctagggacaatactttctggtactatggagagagatggaggatctgttcacaggccaccaattttggatggatctaactatgactattggaaactTCGAATGGTAGCTTTTCTAAAATCTCTTAATAATAAGGCTGGGAACATCCAataattactaaggaaggagaagccactactgataagaagcctgaagaacaatggaccaaggaggaggaggatctagcccttggaaattctaaagcattgaatgccatatttaatggagtagacaagaatatcttcagattggtaaacaaatgtgaggtggctaaagatgcttgggacattcttAAAACCACacatgaaggcacctctagagtgaagatgtctagactagagctgctcacctccaagtttgaaaatttaaggatgaaagaagatgaaaatattcatgaatttcatatgagtatccttgaaattgctaatgcctcagaagccctgggagagaagatgtcagatgaaaaattagtaagaaaaatactcaggtcactcgctaagagattttctatgaaggtgacagccatagaagagtctcaagacatctccaatatgagagttgataagctaattggttccctccaaacatttc includes these proteins:
- the LOC127118116 gene encoding protein trichome birefringence-like 33; this translates as MQIMKPPFSPSSSIIRNKGRFSTYLFTLLAFIIFVTILYGEDFMCIFGQQLQNYSNQDKIYSTAERVKKHVKVPFAVGKTEEGCDIFSGRWVWDEVSRPLYEESECPYIQPQLTCQEHGRPDKDYQHWRWQPHGCDLPKFNASLMLETLRGKRMMFVGDSLNRGQYVSFVCLLHRLIPEDAKSMETFDSLTVFTAKEYNATIEFYWAPFLLESNSDNAVTHRISDRVVRKGSINKHGRNWKGVDILVFNTYLWWMTGLKMKILLGSFDDEVLEIVTTSTEDAYRMAMKSMLRWVRLNMDPKKTRVFFTSMSPSHGKSIDWGGEPGGNCYNETKLISNSTYWGSDCRKSIMQVIDEVLSKTKVPITFLNITQLSNYRRDAHTSIYKKQWSPLTQEQLDNPVSYADCVHWCLPGLQDNWNELLFAKLFYP